The proteins below come from a single Chitinophaga pinensis DSM 2588 genomic window:
- a CDS encoding Dabb family protein, producing the protein MFVHVVNFWLKPGLSEEDIKKFEEGVQSLKAIESLVMFNVGKPAATDRPVIDKSYSYCELTVFNDEAGHDIYQQHPVHLAFVENCKHLWEKVLIYDSETI; encoded by the coding sequence ATGTTTGTACACGTTGTAAATTTCTGGCTGAAGCCAGGTCTTTCAGAAGAAGATATCAAGAAATTCGAAGAAGGCGTACAGTCTCTGAAAGCGATTGAATCACTGGTGATGTTCAACGTAGGTAAGCCTGCAGCAACTGATCGTCCTGTAATAGACAAGAGCTATAGCTATTGCGAACTGACGGTATTCAACGATGAAGCAGGCCATGATATCTATCAGCAACATCCTGTACACCTGGCATTTGTAGAGAACTGCAAACACCTGTGGGAAAAGGTACTGATCTATGATTCTGAAACGATCTGA
- a CDS encoding DUF4836 family protein: MTKMFSKALLAASAVAILLSSCSKVPEQSKYIPKTASVVVSVNSKEISKKLITNGITMDKLFAAVQEKDSLSEAQKFWKDIENSGLDLQANSFVSVVYGKEASYVALTGGLKDAGKFEDYLKKNVSNFSLQTKSDYKYILEEKQEAVIAWNKSTVIYLKGTEGDAMQKALPPGAMPPVPGADSDSEEATDTNTAQPAALVTTEGAQQWVTEVDHLFHLKKEETAGSIEAFNDLLKNNADVSLYVNPEPIYSAQAAMMPANLKTLLADCYYTGAVNFDKGKIVVEGTSYVGKDLAAIYKKYGNMEADLDMLEKYPSQNITGFLVYGFDFRMIGDIVKSTGLDGIANMGLQSSGLTLDDILNAFKGQLVFVASDFEMKKKASLYDGDSTTSPESKWVFAMKVGDKAAFDKVMNSPMLKGFFTKQGDGYALTQNFPGMPAISITDKLVTSASDSALLQEYLGGKGKAGGLDNSFVSKIKGNPMGAYVNFEKIVNNIPDSEIPAEGRPLAGKFKNLLKDMTAVSNSFDGKTQHSQIVLNFKNENENSLVQLVNLGTETAKFIEDSKKAEAASVDSVVAAVDSAAQAAEAVEAGKK, translated from the coding sequence ATGACAAAAATGTTTTCCAAAGCTTTGTTAGCCGCATCGGCCGTCGCGATCCTGCTATCCTCCTGTTCCAAGGTACCGGAGCAGAGCAAATATATTCCTAAGACAGCCAGCGTTGTAGTAAGCGTAAACAGCAAGGAAATCAGTAAAAAGCTGATTACCAATGGCATCACCATGGACAAACTTTTCGCTGCAGTACAGGAAAAGGATTCGCTCAGCGAAGCGCAGAAGTTCTGGAAGGATATTGAGAATTCAGGACTGGACCTGCAGGCTAATTCCTTCGTATCAGTTGTATATGGCAAGGAAGCGTCTTATGTGGCACTGACCGGCGGTCTGAAAGACGCAGGCAAATTTGAAGATTACCTGAAAAAAAATGTCAGCAATTTCTCCCTGCAAACGAAATCTGACTATAAATACATCCTGGAAGAAAAACAGGAAGCGGTAATCGCATGGAATAAAAGCACTGTTATCTATCTGAAGGGAACAGAAGGTGACGCTATGCAGAAAGCGTTACCTCCGGGTGCTATGCCTCCGGTTCCAGGTGCAGATTCAGACAGCGAAGAAGCTACAGATACCAATACGGCTCAGCCGGCAGCGCTCGTTACTACAGAAGGCGCTCAGCAATGGGTAACTGAAGTAGATCACCTGTTCCACCTGAAAAAAGAGGAAACCGCTGGTTCTATCGAAGCATTCAATGATCTGCTGAAAAATAATGCAGACGTTAGCCTGTATGTGAATCCGGAACCAATCTACAGCGCACAGGCGGCTATGATGCCGGCTAACCTGAAAACACTGCTGGCTGATTGTTATTACACAGGTGCCGTAAACTTTGATAAAGGTAAGATCGTAGTTGAAGGTACTTCCTACGTAGGAAAAGACCTGGCTGCTATCTATAAGAAATATGGCAACATGGAAGCTGACCTGGATATGCTGGAGAAATATCCTTCCCAGAATATCACCGGTTTCCTCGTTTATGGTTTTGACTTCCGTATGATCGGTGACATCGTAAAAAGCACCGGCCTGGATGGTATCGCTAATATGGGCCTGCAAAGTTCAGGGCTGACACTGGACGATATCCTGAATGCATTCAAAGGTCAACTGGTATTCGTTGCTTCTGACTTCGAAATGAAGAAAAAAGCAAGTCTGTATGACGGCGATTCTACCACTTCTCCTGAATCTAAATGGGTATTTGCGATGAAAGTAGGCGACAAGGCTGCTTTTGACAAAGTAATGAACTCTCCGATGCTGAAAGGCTTCTTTACCAAACAGGGTGATGGTTATGCATTGACGCAGAACTTCCCGGGTATGCCAGCGATCTCTATTACCGATAAACTGGTAACAAGTGCTTCTGACTCAGCATTACTGCAGGAGTACCTGGGCGGTAAAGGCAAAGCTGGTGGTCTGGATAATAGTTTCGTAAGCAAGATCAAAGGTAATCCAATGGGCGCTTATGTAAACTTTGAGAAGATCGTGAATAACATCCCTGATAGCGAAATTCCTGCAGAAGGCAGGCCGCTGGCTGGTAAATTCAAGAACCTGCTGAAAGATATGACTGCTGTCAGCAACTCTTTTGATGGTAAAACACAGCACTCTCAAATCGTACTGAACTTCAAAAATGAGAACGAAAACAGTCTTGTGCAACTGGTTAACCTGGGCACTGAAACTGCTAAATTCATAGAAGACTCAAAGAAAGCAGAAGCTGCTTCGGTGGATAGCGTTGTCGCTGCAGTAGATAGCGCAGCTCAGGCTGCAGAAGCTGTTGAAGCAGGCAAAAAATAG
- a CDS encoding FtsX-like permease family protein: protein MMPSFYQLLKKIIQTGIGRARLIMATAGLGIAMILLLIAIQAHSDFDQLLYNQQNANESADFLVINKKITNAMMGQRGQSMFTAAEIADIRQQPFVEAFGFITSNQYKVTAAAPGDLHFYTDMFFESVPDSFIDVKNEEWKWTPADNTIPIILPNDFLNLYNFGFALSQDLPQISQETVKAIPMKITISQGLLTQEFTGRIVGFSDRISSFLVPGSFMEWANGKFGNGVVASPSRVIIKTKDPSNPALVKYLDDKGYNTNQDKIKYSKTKMIVQTIVSVIGFFGLTLLLFALLVFSMFIQLVVASCKKEIQLLVTLGTAPRQLQRYLMRQFVPLYIAIGIVALLLVAVLQWWASKELAIHDMIISPWIAAGTGIATVIMIVLVYVVNRINVRESINEIS, encoded by the coding sequence ATGATGCCATCCTTTTACCAGTTACTCAAAAAAATCATTCAGACCGGTATTGGCAGGGCCCGCCTTATAATGGCCACCGCCGGATTAGGCATTGCCATGATATTGCTCCTGATCGCGATACAGGCGCATTCCGATTTTGACCAGTTGTTGTATAATCAGCAGAATGCTAATGAAAGTGCTGACTTTCTGGTGATCAATAAAAAGATCACGAATGCGATGATGGGACAACGCGGGCAAAGCATGTTCACTGCTGCTGAAATTGCAGATATCCGCCAACAACCTTTTGTAGAGGCATTCGGGTTTATCACTTCCAATCAGTATAAAGTAACAGCCGCTGCACCAGGTGATCTGCATTTCTATACGGATATGTTTTTTGAATCAGTACCCGATTCTTTTATTGATGTGAAAAATGAAGAATGGAAGTGGACGCCTGCTGATAATACGATCCCGATTATCCTGCCTAATGATTTTCTCAACCTTTATAACTTTGGTTTTGCACTGAGCCAGGATCTTCCACAGATCTCACAGGAAACCGTGAAAGCGATCCCAATGAAAATAACCATTTCACAGGGTTTGCTGACACAGGAATTTACCGGACGAATTGTTGGATTCTCTGACCGTATATCCAGTTTCCTCGTGCCAGGCAGCTTTATGGAATGGGCGAATGGTAAGTTTGGTAATGGTGTAGTGGCATCTCCTTCACGTGTGATCATCAAAACTAAAGATCCATCCAATCCGGCACTTGTAAAATACCTGGACGATAAAGGGTATAATACCAACCAGGATAAGATCAAATACAGCAAGACAAAAATGATCGTACAGACCATTGTATCTGTTATCGGCTTTTTCGGTTTAACACTTTTGTTATTTGCATTACTGGTGTTCAGCATGTTTATCCAACTGGTAGTTGCCAGCTGTAAAAAAGAAATACAGTTACTGGTTACATTGGGCACCGCACCCCGTCAGTTACAACGATACCTGATGCGTCAGTTTGTACCTTTGTATATTGCTATCGGGATTGTCGCGTTATTGCTGGTGGCTGTTTTGCAATGGTGGGCCTCCAAAGAGCTGGCTATACATGATATGATCATCTCGCCATGGATCGCAGCAGGTACCGGTATCGCCACTGTAATAATGATTGTATTGGTCTATGTAGTAAACAGGATCAATGTGCGGGAATCCATTAATGAGATCAGCTGA
- a CDS encoding ATP-binding cassette domain-containing protein, which translates to MAVRPPWTFSFGKSSILSHHFKNTSYMQIQLDNLVPVPLRDKILQRSSDIWNRQITFTPGSFIKIKAPSGTGKTTLVHYLYHIRTDYTGQVLVNGQPWGSYDKAAIAAMRQEQVSVIFQDLRVFEQLSAGENIELKRVMNGQPYCTAEKVTAMAAKLNITHILNQSGRTLSYGERQRVAIIRALVQPFQWLVMDEPFSHLDEENTQRAAQLIAEECKARKAGFILTDLDNDSRFAYDIHYNL; encoded by the coding sequence ATGGCGGTACGACCACCATGGACATTTTCATTTGGAAAAAGCTCTATATTGAGTCATCATTTCAAGAATACCAGTTACATGCAGATACAGTTAGATAACCTGGTGCCTGTTCCGCTGCGGGACAAGATCCTGCAACGATCCTCAGATATCTGGAACAGGCAGATAACATTTACCCCGGGTAGTTTCATCAAAATAAAAGCACCTTCCGGCACCGGTAAAACGACACTGGTGCATTACCTGTATCATATCAGAACGGATTATACCGGTCAGGTACTGGTGAATGGTCAGCCATGGGGCTCCTATGACAAAGCAGCTATTGCGGCGATGCGACAGGAACAGGTGAGCGTCATATTCCAGGACCTGCGTGTATTCGAACAGCTAAGCGCCGGAGAGAATATTGAATTGAAAAGGGTGATGAACGGTCAACCATACTGTACCGCTGAAAAGGTAACAGCAATGGCGGCAAAACTGAATATCACGCATATACTGAATCAGAGCGGAAGAACCCTGTCTTATGGCGAACGCCAGCGTGTGGCAATCATCAGGGCACTGGTGCAACCCTTTCAATGGCTGGTGATGGATGAGCCATTCAGTCACCTGGACGAAGAAAATACACAGCGTGCAGCACAGCTGATAGCAGAAGAATGTAAAGCGCGTAAAGCAGGATTTATTTTAACAGATCTGGATAACGATTCCAGGTTTGCATATGATATACATTATAACTTATGA